The Maribacter aquivivus DNA window TTGCCAGATATGCTTTTATCCAACGGAAAAGAAAATACGAGTCCGTCAAAATTTTGAGCATACTGTAATGCAATTTTTAATAAGTTGGCATTTGCCATCGGGTGCTTGTAGTCATAAAAGCCCAGTGCACCGGCATTCTTCATATCATAAAGCTCAGCGAGTACTTCGCCATCACCTTTAACAGTTAGGTTACCTAAAGGATGCAAATCTGTCAATTGATCTTTGGCAGCATTTTTTAAATAGACAATATCAGAAGCTGAATCTGGTGTAGGGTAGCTGCTTGTATTTAAGATGACATCTGTAAACCCGCTTTTTGCCGCAGTTAATAATCCGTTTTCAATAGTTTCTCTCTCTTCATACCCAGGCTCGCCAAAACTAACGCCGCTATCAAACCATCCTAAAGAAACATGTAGGTTCTTTATGTCTATAACCTTTGTTTTGCCACTTGGTTCAATAGTAGTTTCAATAGCGTCTATAACTCCGTTTTTAATAAGAATATCCCGCTTCTTTAAATGAAGATTCTTTGTGTTCCCATTTACTATCGTAACTGATTTTAAAAGTATATTCATAGGGTTATGGCTGGTTAGTTACTAGTTTATTTTAAGAATCTTTGAAGTGCCGTTTCTATTAAAACAAATGCTAATGCTAAAATAGCAAACCATTTCCAAAACTCGTTTATGGCATTGTTTTTTTGACTTTCTAAAAAGAAACTTGATAGTGATGTATTGCTGTTATTTTCTGGTAATGAGGTGTAAATTAATGCACTCTCTTCTCTGTTATTATTAAAACTTATATGTCTACTATTTTTATCATTGTGCATGATTTTATAGATGCCAGCTTCTTTAGGGTTTTCTATAAAATTGACCTGTACTTTTTTAGGTAGTACGCGCTGTTGTGGTATGAACTCATTGGTTTCGTTAGCAATTTTAATAATATCATCTTGCTGTAAGGTAATCGGTAATTCTATTTCAACGTCAGTGCCAATAGTTGCATACAGTGGCGGTAGCTTTAAACTATTCATGCCCATATTGTAAAAGGCAGGAACTATTAACGGTGAATTTTCAAAATTTGAATTTTTGTTACTGATAGCTGCAGTAAAGAAATACCCATTTTTATTACCTATTAAAAACGGTTCTTTATTCTGAAAAGAAAGCGCTATAGGTGCTTTAGTATTTATTTTGAAATATTTTTTTACGTTCGGAAATTGAAAATCGCTAACCTTCTTATTAAACACATTTGTAAATAACGGATGTGCTATTTTTACCTCAGAAATTGCAATCTCTTGAGATACTCCGTTTAAGAATTTGCTGTTAAAATATGCGGATGCTAATTCGTTATAAGAAGCTATATCGCCATCAACTGAGGGAATCAAAACAAAACTGCCGCCATTGCTACTTAGAGCCTTGAGAGCTGTATTAAGAGAGCTAGGTAATTTTTGAATCTCATTCAATATTACTAGGTCTTGATTTTCTAGAGTACTGTAATTCAATTGATTTAGTGTGCTTACTGTAAAGTCAAAATCATTTTCAGTGTAAATACGACGTAAGAAGTCTGAAGATAAATCACCGATTGCCAACACCTTGATTTTTGATTTCTTATCAATGTTAAAGAAGAATTGATTGTCATAATCCAAGCCGGTATCTGTGATGGTTACCTTGCCTAAAATAACCTCGTTGGCGTTTATGGTAAACCGAACTTCAGCGGAACCACCAGTATCAAATTTAGCAGATGTTTTAGCAATAAGCTTATTATCGTTGTATAAAGAAACAGGTATAGTTTCATCTTTAGCATTGGTTGATAGTAGTGCTACTAATTCTATATTGTCATTAGAGCGTTCAGCAATAAAGACAGAATTAATAGACGTATTAATTATTGATGCGTTTGAGGGCTTTATGTACTGAATATTAATGTTCTTTGTAGAATCAACCTTGCTAAGGTCTCCCATGCGTTGCTGAAAATCTGAAATAACCACTAGGTTTTTTTGAGATGCAGCATTATCGCTGAAATAGGTATTTCCTTTTAAAACAATTTCGGCAACACCCAACTGATTGGCAGCTACGCTGAGATTCAATAACTCGTTTTGAATATCTTTTACTTCAACATCTTTAAACACCTGTTTGTTGGTGAATAAGGTAAAGCGTTGGTCGGTAGGTATGTATTTTATGAAATCTTGTATCGTGTTTTTAAAGAGATTGCCGTTTTCAATTTGCCCGTTCATACTAAAAGAATCGTCTAAGTAGAAAACAGTTTCTTTTTCTTGAAGTGCTGAGTCATTGGCAATAAACGGTTGAGCAAATGCTATTACTAAAGCTGCTAATATGCCCATTCTAGTAAAAAGTAATAACCACTTTTTTAATGTGCTGCTTTTTCTAGATTCAGAAACTACTTGTTTTAAGAACTTTACGTTGGTAAAGGGCGTTTTTTTAAATCGGCGTAATTGAAAAAGGTGAATAATGATAGGAATGAGTAGTAGTAAAAGACCCCAAAGAAGTTCTGGATATTTAAATTGCATTCCTGATTTTGCTTATGCCAAAGATAATTATTTTGAAATTAGAAGCTTGTGAGAATGCAACTATTATTTTTATGAAGATTAGTTAGCAAAAGAAGAAATAATCTACGGCCGGTTTTAAATTCAATTCTTTAAAAAAAGCGATGATACTTATTTGGTCTTCTACATTGGCAACAGTAATAATACACTTTGTGTTTTCTATATTTTGCAGTGCTGAGTAATGTTCAAGCAATACACCATAAATATCTTTTCCAATTTTCTTTTCATTATCACAAACCCAATGAAAGGGTATATTGTTTTCTACAAGCAAGCTGGCAATAGTTTTTCCTTTTTTACCAGCACCCCAAACCACTAAGTTGTCTGTTGGTTTAAACTCTAATTTTAAAAAGTAATGCAATTTTATATCTAAAAAATAATTCTGTGCATAGTGCTCGCTGGTTCGCGATGTTCTATTGTCGTAATCACGCCAATAGTGTAGGGTAGTGGTGCAGGGTATACATTTTAATCTGTATTCATAGAAACGAAAAGCAAGGTCATAATCTTCAGGATACCGGTCTGGCGTAAACGCTCCGCATTTATCAAAGTCTTCTTTATGAACCATCCAACAGGGAGATGGTATTACGCATTCTTTATATATCTCTTTAAAGTTTTCTCCGGTAGCAGTTAGTTTGTTGAGCCATTTCTCATAGCGATCATAACCATTATTTACTCCCGTTTTAGAAAAATACTTCACCTTACCTACGGCGAGAGTTCCTTGACCTTCGTTTAATAAAGAATCGACCATTATTTTAATGCGGTCTTTGGTCATATGGTCATCGGCATCCATACGAGAGATGAAATTACCAGAACTATGTGTGTACGCTTTTCTGAGAGCGGTTATAATGCCCGATTCATCATTAGAGAATATTTTAAATCGATCATCTTCAGCAGCAAATTGGTTTGCAATTAATAAGCTATTGTCACTAGAATTATCATTAACGGCAATGACTTCCCAATTTTTATAGGTCTGATTTTGGATGGATTTCAGACATTCTTCAAAATAATCTTCAACATTCTTAAAAGGAATCAATATGCTTACTAGCGAATTTACCATTGCGGCAAGGTAATAAATAACTGAATTTCAACCTTTTCATTTCGTTTGAAAAGTATAGAAATAAATGAGTTGAAAAATAATTAAGAAAAGGCTTTAATAGATAAGAAAACCTTTATATATTTGCACCCGCATTCAGGGAATACCTGATGAGGCACTCAGGAGAAATGGCAGAGTGGTCGAATGCGGCAGTCTTGAAAACTGTTGAGGGTCACACCTCCGGGGGTTCGAATCCCTCTTTCTCCGCAGAAAAGCCTCGTAAACACAATGTTTATGGGGCTTTGTTTTTGATATTGCCAATTTCGTTGCCAATGATGATATTTCTAACATGAAGAAATTCTATTAATGGTTTTATTTCTCTCCTATTCGAGATAGTATTAATGCCCCTGATATAGCAAATGCAGCAGCCAAGAAAGGTAGATTGGAAATTGCAGAATTTGGATATAGGGTGTATGCAAAGATTCTTACTTTTTTATTTTCACTGTCAATTATTGCAAGGACAATTTCAATAAAAGGAATTAGAGAGCAAATAATTAGTGTAATACCAATTGTTATTTTTAAAAGTTTGAAGAAATTATATTTATTTTTCATTTTTTCTGTTTGTATTGTTACTCAAAATCATTTAGTTAATGTCTACCACATAATGGATTTAATATTTTTGCCATTTTCTTTTCAATTACATTTAGATAGTCGCTATTTAAATTTTGAAATTCATAAACCTTTAAAGTTATTTCAAAATCTAGACCTTTAGTATAATGATATAACTGAAGTCCTTGAGTACTGCCATTTTTATAATATCCCAAATGCTGATTAATTCTTCCAACAATATGTGTTAGACCTGATTTGTTTGGAGCTCCCTGTCTAACTCCTAAGTAAAAAACTTTACTTTGTGCATTATCATATTGATTCATTGTTGGGACTACTCGGTATTCATTTGATGATTTATCAATAGACTTTCTGTAATTATCTAATTTTTCTTTTAATTTATGAGCAGTTTTTATGTCTTTTAATTCAAAATAGTAAAGTGAATTATGTTTTATATTATCCAGACCTTTAAAGAAGTATCTCATTTCTGGAATTACATTAGGTGCTTTGGATTTAGCATAATTATGATGGTATGGTAGATTTTTGGTGTTAAATACCTCTTCATAATTCGGAGAAGAACTTATTATGTCAGTTATTAATTCTTGAAACGCTTTATCAATTATAGATGTGTTTTCTGAATGAAGCATAATTATTTTTTTCTATTAGATAAGGATTATTAGATTCAATTTTGATTTGGTTCCCTTCTTAAAATATTATTGCCGTCAATATCATATAGCTTTTTGTCCAATTGCACAAAAGATAATTTTAGCTATTTTAAATTCTTGATTACAGATTCAAAAGACTTCTCAAATTCTGGTAAATATTTAATTAGAAATCTTGTCATTTCTTCCCAATCATCTCTATCAAATAAATTAACACCAGTTAGCTCATATTTAATTCGACTCATTTTATGCTCTGCTAATTCTTCCCACTCAAGAGGTTTTCCAAAATCATTTTCAATACTCTCCTTTTTACTTAACAATTTTTTGAAATACTTTTTATTTTGTTCCTTACTTGAAGATATTATGGATAATTCAATACGGGCATATTTCCCTGAAACTACAAAAGCATAGTTAATTCCAGAAATACCAGCACCTGCGCTTAACCAACCATCTTTTGAAGGGTTGACATTTGAATATAAATGAGTGTTCTTTAATTGTGGCAGTAATTGTTTCCAAAATTCTTTTCGTATAGAAAATCTATTTTCAGAACTATCATTTTCAATATCTGCATACTTGATAAGTAATTCGTCTTCTAGTTCAAATAAGGGTAGTAATTTCTTCAGAATACTAAACTTTGAATTACTATCTAAATTAGCTTCAATGAAATAACCATTTTTTAGATCTTGTGCTGATCTAAAATCTTCAGGTAATCTGGACAATTTTAATATATCTGTAGCACCTAGAAGAAGCTGAGTGTTTTTCTCATATAATTTCTGGATAACGTATACGTACATTTTAGAAATTACTTCCTCATCTATTTTTGTGTTTTCAAATATAAAATACTCTAATTTTTTATGGGTAGGTGATTCGGCATCAAATATGCTTTGCTCGTCCGTTTTTTCAAACACAGGGACAGTAACATTTGGATGCTCCCAAATATTTAAAAAACGATTGTAAATTAATTCAAAGCGTTCGTTATATTGCTTAATATTCCACGCATCTATATTTTTTAAATAATCATTCAACCAAAGTCTACTAAAATTATAGCCTTGTTCATTACCGCTTTTATTCATATTCTTTTTTTCTGAAAAAGACTTATTACTTAAAGCTCCGTTATTACCAGATAAAGTGAGATTTGCTATTGTATTCAAGTACTTCTCCTTGAATAAAAAGTAATCGTCCGGCACTATATCAGTACTCCAGGTATCATTAGGATTTTGCGGAAAAATATGTTCTATGGTAATATTTTCATTTGAAGTATCTACATGTTCTCTATTGTTAAAATTCTCCAACAACTCAAACATATACTTTCTGTTTTTTGATTGAATATTATATAAGTCTTTATCTCTTAATGCAGTCTTTAAATCTTCATCGGTTGGAAATTTAGCACTACCTCTTTTCTTAATCAAAGCTAAGGCAATTGAATCAAAATATTCTTCAGTATCTACCTCAGAATACAATGACATAAATATTTTATTTAAGGCATTTGTTGGTAAGCCTACTACAAACCTTCTCCAAGTATAAGACTGAATTAGTTTTAAAATTCTAATTAAATCTTCATCCGATACAAGACCATTATCTGCATCTTCAAAAACTTGTAATAGAAAAGGAAAGGCAACATTTATCTCCAAGCGAGAAATATATACTAATTCTCTTCTGATTTTTAGATCCTGAACTTTAGTTGGGTTTATTAGCTTTTTGTAGTGTACAGATAGTGATTTTATATTCTCTAATTCTTGATGGTATGCTTCATTCTTAACTGAGTAGAGTTTTTTAAACTCTTGATAGACTTTACTCTTATTTGGTATCTTCTTATTAAGTAAAGTTAAATAGTCTCTTATATAATCTGAAACCATCGACTTCTGCTTTATTAAATCCCTGGCATTTTCTTCGATAGGATTCCAAATTTGTTCGAAAATTTTGTTTTGATTTCTAGGGTCTAAATCCATTAGAATATAATTCCGTATTAAATCTGACTGAGATAAATCTAAGCCTGTAGAATTTAAACTCTCAAAAATGCGCTGTGGGTCATCTTTACCGCGTTCCAAAGAAATTTCAACAAAAATTAATCGTTTTAAACCATTTAAAATATTTTGAAAATTATCTTCAGTAATTTCACTTTTGAAAAAACTGAAGTTTTCGATTACATTAGAAAAATGATTAAATTCATTTTCCGTACCATTCATAATGGCATTAAAAGCTGATGAATTGGTATCCGTCTGTTTCAATTTTAACTTACTGGATTCATTTTGAACATATTGATTTGTTAGAAACATGTTTAACAGCATATCAGCTTCTTGCTGTAAACTAGCTTCTTTTGCATATCTATAAAGTGCAACATATAAGATATTAATTGTCGTGAGACGTTGTTGCCCATCAATAATTACCAATTCTTTTACTTCACTAGTACTATAGGCTCCTTCATGAATGAATACTATGCTACCTATAAAATGCGTACCTCTTTTTGCAATTTCTACAGCTATAATATCATTTAGTAACTCCTTACATTCATTGTTAGACCAATCATAGTTTCGCTGATAAACAGGAATTACAAATTGAACGTTAGGTGCTTGTAAAAAGTTAATTATAGGTAATTCGTTTGCTTTCATATGCGTTGTAAACAGGCTGTTATTTGTCTTTCAATTAAAGTTTGTGCTTATCTTTTGCAGCTTTCCAATTTTTTCTAAGAATTGGTTTTGCAACACTCGTCTGCTTATTAGAAGGTTCACCAGAAAAGTGACAGAATTTCTCACCATAATCACTATCTCCAAATTTGCTCCAAGATTTATAAGCCTCTGGACTTAATGGTTTTTTGGGGTTAAAAGGAACTGAAACACCCGTTCTAATACAATATCCCATAGACACCGCACTATTAACATCTATAGTATGTTTTTTGACAGGAGGTTTTTTAGAAACTCTTGCTGTAATCACTCTATTCTCAAAAAACTCAGATAGTTTATCCTCTTTAGTCTTTGATTTGATATAGGTTTGTCTCAATATGCCTTTGTCAAATTTAGGCTTGCGATGAAATAAAAGTTCTGATTGTTCGATTACTCTTTGAAAATAATCTGAAGCTTTTTTATCGTAACTATCCTCACCGGTTACATTATTAAGTAAATCCTTTGTGAGACTACCTATTAAGGAACTTTTACTTAATACTCCAGCTTCTATATTATTATTTTGAGAATAATCATATAAATTCATTGATGTTAAAACTGCAGCAGATTCATTAGCGTAATATTTTGCATGTAGATTCTTTTCATACCGGATTTCAATATTTGGAAATTCTTTAAAAAATTCAAAGTCTTCTTTTTTCATGCTCTTAGACATATCATGTTCGTTCTTTCCAAAGACTACTGTAATCTTTAATTTTTGATTATTGAATTTTGATTTTAAAATTGAAGCATACCTATCATGTAATTTTATATATGGTGATATAAGAATTATTTGACTTTTTGCATTCTCAAAAATATTTCCAATTTCTGAATTTAAATCTGCACCCGTTAAAAATTGAGCCATTTAATTGAAGTTTAAAATTTTGATTATTAGTTATGTTTATTATTCAGTTAAATCATAAAATTATAAAGCATTCTTTATAATTCAATCGTTAATACTCGGGTAGCATTTTCTACCTCAGATGTGTTTAATAAAGCTAGATGTGATTTTAGTACGGAAGATTGAAATAATGCCATATAATTTTTAAAGATGCTTGTTCAGCTAATGTAACAGAAGAATAAACTTTTTAAGAAATATTTTTCTCACAAGTTATACATTTATATAAATATACAATTACGGAAAACCGTAAAGTAGGCTTAGAGTTAATTTATAACTTTGGAATAAACCTTGGGGTCGATACTCCTTATAGTATTTGCGTAAAGTCTTTTTTAAGGAATCGAGAAAAGAAAATACTCGATCTCTCCTTCGCTTAGTATTTTAATCATCATCATATTCCGATCGCTATCCAAATCAGCAATCTTAAGATTAATCAATTCGACACTGAGAAAACTCAATGCGTAAATAGTGGTCAATATGGTTCTGTGTGTGTTTTTTTTCCGTTTTTGTAAGCAAGAGTTTAACCTTGTTTAGCGATAGTTTTTCGGGTAGAATGCGCTGCGGTTTGCGCGCTCTTGCGGCATCGACATCCAACTGAACCTTGTGAATTTCCTTCAGATAAAGCACAAGGGCGCTGAGCAATTATTTCTGATTGGTATATGCGTATTTTTATCGATGACTATTTCCCTGATTTTCTTTAAAAGAAATTTATTATTCAGGCGGTGTATTTCCTGTTGAAATCCTATATACTTATCAAAAGAGACTAACAGGTCCAGATAGGCGGTAATGGAGTTTTCGCTATATCACTTAATTTTAAGCAGGGAAATAAAATCTTCAAAAGTTTTGACATACAACTTATTCAGGTAGGATAAACGCTATTTTTTGATAAATTGCGGTTATATAATAGTTCCCAGCAATTCAAAAAAAACCGAATGAAATGTAAATTATGTGGTTTAGATAAAGTACCAAAGAGCAATACACATTATCTAACTGATTTTGTAATTAGAACTGCTTTGAACGAAGATGGTTCTAAATTGAGAGGAAAAGGTTCTTATTGGAGTATAGACCCTAACAAGGCAACTGTTGATTATAAATTTCAACAAGAAATATCGATTCCTAACCTTGAAAATCTTTTAGGACGCCAAAGTACCGAAGAAGAAAATTTAGATGCAGAAGAAAATATTGATTTTACAGTTAGCGATTCATTCTGTCAACAATGCGAGGATATATTCACTAAAATTGAAGACGAATTCGCAAGTAAAATTATTCAAAAGTTTAGGGATACTAATCTAAATGGAATTGACCAAATTGAGTTAAACAAAAACGATAGTCAAATATTAAGATTATTCTTCTTGTTACAATTTTGGAGAACTTCAGAATGCGATGATACTTTTAAATTATCAAAAGAATTATCTGAACTACTGAGAAATAAAATACTTGAGAGAGATAAAGAGGATTTAGATAAAATAGCAATGTCAGTTACATATCTTCAAACTTTAAAAGATGATAATGACGAAGACCCTGGGGAAAAATTTAAAACGGAAAATATGATAGCACCCGTGGAAGGCACGAATCCAACTATCATAATTATGAATGATTTTATTATTCAGCTTTACGAGAATACCGATTTTCCATTTGAGTCATTTTATGGGTATAACGAGAAAAGTAATTACATTGAGTTTATTAATTATGAAAAGGACACATTTTCTGTAAAGATTATTTCCAATGATAACAGAAAAAAGATTTTATATAAAATAAACCATAAGTCTGTAAAGCATATTTTATCTAATCAAGCAGAATTATTCATAAAAAAATATTCCGACAAGTTCAAAGCCCAACCAACAAATGAACAAATTGCAGGCTGTATAAAAAAATTATCCACAATCGAAGACATAATGAAATTTTCAGAAGAAAAATTAAATAGTTTTATGACTGAGTATATTGATAAAACTTATATGTAAAAGAATTGCTGGCAACAATGTATATAAAAAATAACGTAAATCTATTCTAACACTATGGTTTGGGTATATTTGGATAATCGCCAAATTTTTAAATTTGACGATTATCAATAAATAAAATAAATAGCAAAATTTAAAAATCCGGCTTGTGTTTCATCAGAAAAGTAAACGAATATTTTTAGCGCTACTTTTTATATACGAGAACGTTATGCCCATTAAGACCAGCCTATATGCCATTTAACGCAAATACAAAAGCAAGAATGTTCATAAAGTCAGCGAGAATATGTTGTCTATGCTATAAGCCCTGCGGAACGAATATAGAAGCAGCACATATTATTGCAGAAGCTGATGGAGGTAGTAACGCTGATGATAATGGAATACCATTATGTTTTGATTGTCATCAAGAAATTGGAGGTTATGACGTTCGACATCCAAAAGGGAATAAATTTACAGATATTGAACTAAAATCTCGGAGAGACA harbors:
- a CDS encoding BatA domain-containing protein; this encodes MQFKYPELLWGLLLLLIPIIIHLFQLRRFKKTPFTNVKFLKQVVSESRKSSTLKKWLLLFTRMGILAALVIAFAQPFIANDSALQEKETVFYLDDSFSMNGQIENGNLFKNTIQDFIKYIPTDQRFTLFTNKQVFKDVEVKDIQNELLNLSVAANQLGVAEIVLKGNTYFSDNAASQKNLVVISDFQQRMGDLSKVDSTKNINIQYIKPSNASIINTSINSVFIAERSNDNIELVALLSTNAKDETIPVSLYNDNKLIAKTSAKFDTGGSAEVRFTINANEVILGKVTITDTGLDYDNQFFFNIDKKSKIKVLAIGDLSSDFLRRIYTENDFDFTVSTLNQLNYSTLENQDLVILNEIQKLPSSLNTALKALSSNGGSFVLIPSVDGDIASYNELASAYFNSKFLNGVSQEIAISEVKIAHPLFTNVFNKKVSDFQFPNVKKYFKINTKAPIALSFQNKEPFLIGNKNGYFFTAAISNKNSNFENSPLIVPAFYNMGMNSLKLPPLYATIGTDVEIELPITLQQDDIIKIANETNEFIPQQRVLPKKVQVNFIENPKEAGIYKIMHNDKNSRHISFNNNREESALIYTSLPENNSNTSLSSFFLESQKNNAINEFWKWFAILALAFVLIETALQRFLK
- a CDS encoding glycosyltransferase family 2 protein — encoded protein: MVNSLVSILIPFKNVEDYFEECLKSIQNQTYKNWEVIAVNDNSSDNSLLIANQFAAEDDRFKIFSNDESGIITALRKAYTHSSGNFISRMDADDHMTKDRIKIMVDSLLNEGQGTLAVGKVKYFSKTGVNNGYDRYEKWLNKLTATGENFKEIYKECVIPSPCWMVHKEDFDKCGAFTPDRYPEDYDLAFRFYEYRLKCIPCTTTLHYWRDYDNRTSRTSEHYAQNYFLDIKLHYFLKLEFKPTDNLVVWGAGKKGKTIASLLVENNIPFHWVCDNEKKIGKDIYGVLLEHYSALQNIENTKCIITVANVEDQISIIAFFKELNLKPAVDYFFFC
- a CDS encoding DUF4268 domain-containing protein — translated: MKANELPIINFLQAPNVQFVIPVYQRNYDWSNNECKELLNDIIAVEIAKRGTHFIGSIVFIHEGAYSTSEVKELVIIDGQQRLTTINILYVALYRYAKEASLQQEADMLLNMFLTNQYVQNESSKLKLKQTDTNSSAFNAIMNGTENEFNHFSNVIENFSFFKSEITEDNFQNILNGLKRLIFVEISLERGKDDPQRIFESLNSTGLDLSQSDLIRNYILMDLDPRNQNKIFEQIWNPIEENARDLIKQKSMVSDYIRDYLTLLNKKIPNKSKVYQEFKKLYSVKNEAYHQELENIKSLSVHYKKLINPTKVQDLKIRRELVYISRLEINVAFPFLLQVFEDADNGLVSDEDLIRILKLIQSYTWRRFVVGLPTNALNKIFMSLYSEVDTEEYFDSIALALIKKRGSAKFPTDEDLKTALRDKDLYNIQSKNRKYMFELLENFNNREHVDTSNENITIEHIFPQNPNDTWSTDIVPDDYFLFKEKYLNTIANLTLSGNNGALSNKSFSEKKNMNKSGNEQGYNFSRLWLNDYLKNIDAWNIKQYNERFELIYNRFLNIWEHPNVTVPVFEKTDEQSIFDAESPTHKKLEYFIFENTKIDEEVISKMYVYVIQKLYEKNTQLLLGATDILKLSRLPEDFRSAQDLKNGYFIEANLDSNSKFSILKKLLPLFELEDELLIKYADIENDSSENRFSIRKEFWKQLLPQLKNTHLYSNVNPSKDGWLSAGAGISGINYAFVVSGKYARIELSIISSSKEQNKKYFKKLLSKKESIENDFGKPLEWEELAEHKMSRIKYELTGVNLFDRDDWEEMTRFLIKYLPEFEKSFESVIKNLK
- a CDS encoding phospholipase D family protein — translated: MAQFLTGADLNSEIGNIFENAKSQIILISPYIKLHDRYASILKSKFNNQKLKITVVFGKNEHDMSKSMKKEDFEFFKEFPNIEIRYEKNLHAKYYANESAAVLTSMNLYDYSQNNNIEAGVLSKSSLIGSLTKDLLNNVTGEDSYDKKASDYFQRVIEQSELLFHRKPKFDKGILRQTYIKSKTKEDKLSEFFENRVITARVSKKPPVKKHTIDVNSAVSMGYCIRTGVSVPFNPKKPLSPEAYKSWSKFGDSDYGEKFCHFSGEPSNKQTSVAKPILRKNWKAAKDKHKL